GATGAAGTTTTTTTAAATCAATTGTATATTTTAAATTATTATTTATAAAAGAGATAAGTTTTGGAAGGGATGATTTATTTAAATTTCCTAAAAGTTCAATTTTATTATTTGTTGTAGAAAAATTAAAATCGAAGTTTGAAGTTTCCAATCTCTAAGCCTTTATTTATATTATAGCTATTCTATAATCTTTTCACTAAAGAAAAGATATAGAAATAGTTTTAAAGACTAGATTATTTAACTATAAAATACTCATCATTGTGATATATAATATTATCAATTGCAATAACATTTTCTTCATTATCAAATGAAAAGTCATAAATTTTATCAGATTTAAAATCATTACTAATATTGATTAAATAACCTTGTGATTCAAGTGCATAAAGAGAGCTTCCATATGCTAGGGCATAAAATTTTGCATATTTATATTTTTTTCTATCTTGAATATTTAATGATATGTCAGTTTTTATTATTTGACCGTCAATTGTTGCTATAAAAATATCTTGATTATGCGCTATTATATCTCTAATGTTATACTCTTTTAAATTTACAACTCCAGCTCCAACAGATACAACTTTATTTGAACTAGAAGCAATTAATGTATCATTTACAACATCTAGAAATATTATATTATTAAATTTACTATCTGCATCAACAACAATAGTTCTAATAACTTTGTTTGATTTTGCAGAAACAACAATTACTTTTCCATCTAATGTTGGGAATAAAATTAGACTTCCCATATAATAAGGATTTGCTATTCTTGTATCATTTGCTAAAGATTTTGAATAATACTCTTTCATTAATATATTTTTAGTGTTAATATCATAAAGAGCAATTGAGTTATCCATAAATACTAATGCTAAAATATTATCTTTTAATGTTGCAGCAACAACTCCTGTTGAAAATTCGTGTTCTGTTTTATTTAATAAAATCTTATTTAAATAGTTTGTAGAAATAACAGTGTCTTCACTTAAATTTATAAATTCAAATCCTTCTGGAAGTTGAAAATTTGAAACACCTTTTTTTGTTATGATTTCACCATTATCTAAAGTCGCTCCAACTTTGTTAAATGATTTTATATTGTCATTTAATGAAGCGCTATTTGATTCATAATCACCTAAAGTATCATCAACTTCAAAATATTTTTTACTAGAACAACCAGTAAAAATTATAAGAGATGTTAGTAGTATTAAGAAATATTTCATAGATTTTTCCTTCTATTTTGTAAGTAAATAGTGATTTAAAATTTTCACTAATTCATATGCTTTTGACTCTTTTTGAATAAGTTTTAAAGTAATCTTTGCATCTTCATATTTTCCATCTTTTGCTTCAATTAATGCTTTATTGAAAATTGCAAACTCTTTTAATAAAAAATTTGGATCCATTGAAACATCATTTAACTTTTCAATACTTTGCTCTTTTAAAGCTTTTTGATATTTACTTAAACTATTGAAAAAAAGTACGTTAACATCAGCTGTTTGACCATTTTTTTTAGCTTTTAAATATAGTGCCATATTGTAAAGTTTTTTATTTGTTTCTTCTAATGTTTTTAATGCTTCTTGATTGTTTACATCATTTAAAAATTTGTTAAAAGCAATATTTGCTTTTAGTTTATTTTCATTATCAATGTAGTTTTTTACACTAAATCCAATAATAGCTACAACAACAACTATTATAGATGTAATTATTAGTGCTTTATTTTTTTTATAAAATCTCTCAATTTTCACAAAACTTTCAAGAAATTTTTCTTCACTATTTAGTTCATTTTTAACAAAATCCACATTCTCTTTTAAACTCATAAATTTCCTTTAAAAAAATTAATCAATATGTTACAAAAATTTTCATAAAACCTTACTTTTATAAAAGTTTGAATATAATACAAGTCTTATACAAATGAAAGGTTAATAATGAAAAAATTTCTATTGGCTTCATCTTTTGCTTTAGTACTTTCGCATGGTTTATTTGCAAAAGAAAAAAGTGAGGAGCTAACGCAAAGTAGATTTGAATCATTAACTAAACTAACACAAGTTATTGGTACAGTTGAAAAATACTATGTTGATGATGTTAAACTTCAAGAGATTGTAAATAAAGCAATAAAAGGTTTGATGCAAGAATTAGATGCTCACTCATCATTTTTGGATAAAAAATCTACAAAAGAGATGTCAATTCAAACAAATGGTGAATTTGGTGGTTTGGGAATTACTGTAGGAATGAGAGACTCAGCATTAACTGTTATATCACCAATTGATGGAACACCTGCATATGAAGCTGGAATAAAATCTGGAGATATAATTTTAAAAATTGATGATAAATCAACATTAAATATGACTTTAAATGATGCTGTAGGATTAATGAGAGGAAAACCAAAAACTAAAATTAATTTGACTGTTGTAAGAAAAGGTGAAAATAAACCTCTTAAAATAACAATAGTAAGAGACATAATTAAAGTGCAATCTGTATTTTCAAAAAAAATCGATGATAATTTATTATATTTAAGAATTGCAAGTTTTGATAAAAAAGTGACTGATAAACTAAAAGATATTATAAAAAAACATACTAAAACAAAAGGTATAGTTTTAGATTTGAGAAACAATCCTGGTGGTCTTTTGGCACAAGCTATATCAGTAACAGATCTTTTTGTTGATTCAGGTGTAATTGTATCTCAAAAAGGTAGAGATGCAAGTGATGAAGAAAAGTTTTATGCAAAATATACTAATACTTTAACTGATGTCCCAATGGTTGTTTTAGTAAATGCAGGAAGTGCAAGTGCAAGTGAGATTGTAAGTGGTGCTTTACAAGATCATAAAAGAGCAATTATTATAGGAGAAAAAACTTTTGGAAAAGGTTCAGTTCAAGCAGTATTACCAATAGTAAAAGATAGAAGTGAAAATATTAAGCTTACAATAGCAAAATATTATTTACCAAGTGGAAGAACTATTCAAGCAAAAGGAATAACTCCTGATATTATTGCATTTGCAGGAAAAACTGTAACTGAGCCTTCAAATGATTTTCAAATAAAAGAAGCAGACTTAAAAAAACATTTAGAAGAAGAGCTTGAAAAAGTTGAAGATAAAAAAACAAAAAAAGAAGTAAAATCTGGAAAAGATAAAGAAAAAGTAGAAAAGAAAGAAGAAGATAAAGAGAAAGAAGAGATTATTACAAAAAAAGATATACAAAATGATAATCAAATCAATTCAGCTATTAATATTTTAAAAAGTTTAATAATTATGAAATAGAAGGAATAAAATGACTAAGACAGAACTTTTATATGAGGGTAAAGCGAAAAAAATTTGGAAAACAGAAGATGAAAATTTTCTTGTTTCTGAATTTAAGGATGATTTAACAGCGTTTAATGGAGAAAAAAAATCAAGTGAAGAGGGAAAAGGTGCTTTAAATAACCAAATCTCAAGTGCACTTTTTGAACTATTAAATGAAAAAGGAATTCAAACTCATTTTGTAAAAATGCTTGATGATAATAATATGCTTCATAAATCTTGTGAAGTAATAAAGATTGAAGTTATTGTAAGAAATATAGCAACAGGATCTTTAAGTAAAAACTTAGGAATTGATAATGGTAAAGTATTACCATTTACTTTAGTAGAGTTTGATTATAAAAATGATGCTTTAGGAGATCCAAAATTAAATGACCAACATGCATTAATTTTAGGTTTAGTTAAACACCAAGATGAACTAGACAAAATTAGAAGAGTTGCAAGAGAAATAAATGATATATTAAAACCTTTCTTTTTTGAAAAAGGATTAAAACTTGTAGATTTTAAATTAGAGTTTGGAAAAGATAAAAATGGTAATATTATTTTAATAGATGAATTAAGTCCTGATAATTGCAGATTTTGGGATATAGAATCTGGTGAATCATTAGATAAAGATAGATTTAGACAAGGTAAAGGTGGGCTAAAAGTTGCCTATACTCAAGTATTAAATAGAATTTTAAATAAATAATTAGGGAGATAGAATTTGAAAGCAATTGTAAATGTGGCATTAAAACAAGGTGTTTTAGATGATCAAGGTAAAGCAACACATCATGCATTAGATACATTGGGGTTCAAAGAAGTAGTTAAAGATGTAAGAATAGGTAAACAAATTGTTATTGAACTTAATTCTTCAAGCAAAGAAATTGCAAAAGCTGAAGTTACAAATATGTGTGAGAAACTGCTTGCAAATACTGTAATAGAAGATTATGAAATTGAAATTGTAGGTTAATTATGATGAATGTAACAGTATTACAATTTCCCGGAACAAATTGTGAATATGATACAAAATATGCCTTTGAAAAACTTGGGTGTAATGTAGAAATTATTTGGCATAAAGATACAACTTTACCAGAGAATACTGATCTTTTAGTAATACCTGGTGGATTTTCATATGGAGATTATCTAAGAAGTGGTGCAATTGCAAGATTTGCAAATATTATGAATGCAGTACAAGAATATGCTTCAAATGGTGGTAAAGTTTTAGGTATTTGTAATGGTTTTCAAATTCTTTTAGAAGCAGGCTTACTTCCTGGTGCTATGAAAAGAAATGACTCTTTACATTTTATTTCTAAGTTTAACTATTTAAAAGTTATTAATAATGATAATGTATTTTTAAAAGAGTTAAATATTGGTGATATAGTTAATATTCCCGTTGCACATCATGATGGAAACTATTTTATTGATGAAACAGGATTAAAAGAGTTAGAATCAAATAATCAAATATTATTAAAATATTGTGAAAAAGATGGAAATGAACAAAATCTAAATGGTTCTGTTTCTCAAATTGCAGGAATCTGTAATAAGGAAAAGAATATATTTGGACTTATGCCCCATCCTGAAAGAGCAATAGAACAACTACTTGGTGGAGATGATGGAATAAGAATGCTACAAGGCTTTTTTAAATAAAGTAAAGTAGTAGATATTTCTACTACTTTTACTTAAAAGAGAAAATAATATGAAAATAATACTGCTAATATTACTTACTATACAAATTATATTTGCTAATACTACTTTTACAAATGAAGAGAGTTCAGTTTTTCAAGAAGATGTTTATAAACAATTAAATACACAAGTAGAAGATGATACATTTTCTTCTAATGGTCTTGATTACTTAAATGAAGAGAGTGTTAAAACAGTCCCTACGTCAAAAAATTTATATTTATCTTATTTAGAGTTTCCTCAAAATATATATAAGAACCAAAGATTTGAAATTAGTATTAAAGCTTTAATTACTACAGATGATTTTGATAGAATTGAGACAAGATTTGTTGATTCAAAAAATATGAATGTCTTAAATCCAGAACAAGCTTGGATGGCTGTAGATAATAATAGTTTTGAAAACATATACTATTTTAAAGCTTATGAGCAAGATTTTATAATGCCAACATTTCAAGTATTGTTATATAAAAATGATCAATTAATTGATTTTGCATATTTAAAGCCAAAAGATATTAGATTTTCTAAATTAGCAAAAGGAGATAATAGTTTTTCAAATGTTATTGCAAAAGAGTTAGTTTTAAATACATATAAAACTAAACAATACAATAATAATGAGTTATTAACAATTATTGATATAGATGCAAAATATTCAAATTTAGAAGATTTTTATTTAAATGATTTTTCAAAAGATCAAGGTATTTCAAGTATTGAAGATGAATATCCAGAACAGCATTTATTATATTATATTGTAGCTCCTATTCATAAAAAGAGATTAAATTTTACTTATTTTAATACTTCATCAAAAAGCTTTGAAAGAATATCAATACCTTTAGAGTTAGAAAATGAGTTAGTAAGTACTCAAACTGATTTAAACCCAAATAGTTCAAATCTTGAGCTTTATAAAAAAGTTGCTTTATTGGCACTTTTACTGATTTTTATTATTTTATTTATTTGGAAAAGAAAAAAAACTTATTTATTAATTCTTCTGATTTTGATTATAATAGCAATATTATATCTAATGCCTAATAAGCATGCTGTATTAAAGAACAATACTATGATATATATTTTACCAACAAATAAATCAACAATTTTTTATCAATTAGATAATTTTAAAAAAGTTGAAATATTAAATAAAAAAAATGAATTTATAAAAGTAATGTTCAATAATAACAGTAATAAAGTTATTGGATGGGTAAAGGAAGATAGTTTTGTCAAGAATTAGAGCACTTTTAGTTGTTATACAATTTTCATTAACAGTTGCGGTTACAATATTTTTCATGTATTTATTTAGAAATCATACACATAAAGTAATAAAAATATGGATGAAATTTCAAATGTTTTTTCTTGGAATAAAATTAGAAGAAGAGGGTTCTTTAGACGAAACATGTGATATGGTTATTTTAAATCATCAAAGTTTATTAGATATTATAGTAATGGAATATATACACTCAAAAAACTTAGCATGGGTAGCTAAAAAAGAGATTACTGATTTACCTTTTTTTGGACATATCATAAAAGCTCCAAGAATGATATCTATTGACAGAGAGAATAAAGCTGGACTTGTTAAACTATTAAGAGAGTCAAAAGATAGATTATCTAAAGGAAGACCAATAGCAATTTTTCCAGAAGGCACAAGAACAGATGGAAAAACTATACTTCCTTTTAAAAGTGGTGCAAAGATGGTTGCAAATAAATTAAAATTAAGAGTTCAACCTGTTGTTATGTTAAACACAAGAAAGATACTAGACTCAAAAAAACTTACATGTAATCCAGGTATTGTAAAAGTGATTTATCTTGAACCTGTTCAAGCTTCAAATGATACTGATTGGTTTAAACAAACTGAATTAAAAATGAATGAAATATTAAAAGAAAAGTCAAAAAATGAGTTTTAATTGGCCTGCTGTTTTAGCAATAGGTTTTGGAGGATTTATTGGAGCAGTTGCTAGAGCATACACTGTACATTTTACTAATAAGTATATTCCTTTAGAGTTTCCATTAGGAATATTAGTTGTAAATATCTTAGGAAGTTTTTTAATAGGTTTAGTTTTTGCAGTTTTTGCCCATTATAATTTAAATGATAATTTAAAAATGTTTTTAACTACAGGTTTTTTAGGAGCATTAACTACTTATTCTACATTTGCAATTGAAACATTTTTTCTTTTTCAAAGTTCTTTTATAATTGCTGTTGCAAATATAGCTTTAAATGTTTTTGGTACTATATTCGCTGCAGCTTTTGGGTACAAGGTTTTACAGTTTTTTCTTAATCATTAGTAGCTATCTGTAAAATCTTTTATCTCTCTTACTTTTTTAACTACATTATCATATAATGCATCTGGCATATAAGGAAGTAATGAAATAAGCTCATCAATTTTATCCTTATTTGTTTTATAAGTATATATTTTTTCAACTTGTTTAGTCATCTCTTGTTCCCAATGACATAAATCTTCAATTCTATTTTTTATTAATTCAAGTTCATTTTTTGACAAATCTTTTAATATATACTTTAAGTATCTACTTCTACTATTTGAATTATCTTCAAATAACTCTTGTTCTGCCACATTTAATGCTTCTGCTATATAAGGAATAAAATCAGCTTTTATTGATGATGTTCCATTTAAGTAAGCATATATTGAAGACACAGATGGTGCTTCACCTATTCTATTAACTTTTGGATTTACAGCAAGTAATCTAGCAGCAAATTCCTTTTTTGTAAGTTTTTTTTCTTTTAATATTTGATTGATTCTTTCATAAATTTCCATATTTTGCCTTTTTGGTATTTCATTAAATCGTCTTACAGTTTAACTAAAGAAAATATAACAAATATTATATATTGTATAGTTAAATAATACAAATTAATTAATAATTTAAATAAGAAAGCATTATATCAAAAAAAAGTAAATAAATAATGACTAAAATCAAAAAAAAATGCTTTTTTCTATTATTCTTAACTCATAATTTTATTATAAAAAAAAGTCATTTTATTTGACTTTTAAGTGACATATATATGACAGAGTAGTCGTTTGTAAGGATTGTGTAAAACCAAAAATATAATAAATTTTTTATTTATTTTTATAATCAAGTGCTAATAATAGAACTTTAGGATAAATAATATTTAATTTTTAGTAAAAAATAATTTATTTTTAATAAATGAAAAGAGATATATTATTTATTATAGTTTAAGAGTAAAATTATTAAATATTTATTTTCTTATAATTATTGTTTTTTTGTAATAATTGTAATATTTTTTATTAAAATAAAATACTAATTTTATAAACATAGCAAAAAAATATTATAAAAAGTAGATATAAGAAATTAAATAAAATTTTTAAGTATTAAGTAGATATAATCTGTAAAAAATTATAAGGAGTCTACGATGGGTATGCCAGGTGGAGTAGAATGGATTTTAATTGCATTAGTAGTATTATTACTATTTGGAGGTAAAAAAATACCAGAACTAGCTAAAGGTTTAGGAAGTGGGATTAAAAACTTCAAAAAAGCAGTAAAAGATGACGAAGACGAAGAAGTTGCAAGCACTGATAAAGTTGATGAATTAGATAAAAAAAGTGAAGCTAAAAAAGAAGAAAAAAAAGAAGAATCTAAAACTGTATAAAAAAGAGATGATAGATTGCAAAAAATAGTTAAAAATTATATTGAAGAAGTATTAGAAAAAGATGTAGTACTTGAAAAACCAAAAGATATAACATTGGGACATTTTGCCACTCCAGTTGCTTTTTCTTTAGCAAAAGAGTTGAAAAAATCTCCTATGATAATCGCAAATGAACTTGCTTTAAAATTTGAAGAGAGTGAAATGTTTGAAAAAGTTGAAGCTGTAAAAGGTTTTATTAACTTTAAACTTTCATCTTCATTTTTGCAAAAACTTTGTGAAGAGTCATTGTCTTTGGGTGATGAATACGCAAAACAAGAAAATGTAAATGAAAAGATTCTTTTAGAGTATGTAAGTGCAAATCCGACAGGTCCATTACATATAGGACATGCTAGAGGAGCAATTGCAGGTGATACATTAGCTAGAATTGGAAGACACTTAGGTTATGATATTACAACAGAGTATTATGTAAATGATGCTGGTGCTCAAATGGATCTATTAGGTTTATCTTTAGCCTTAGCAGGAAAAGAATCAATTTTAAAAGAAGAAGTTGAGTATCCAGAAAAATATTATAGAGGCGATTATCTTTTTGATATTGCACAAGATGTTCAAAAAGAGTTTGGAACAGAAATTTTTAATGATGAATCAAGATATCTTGAACTTGCACATTTTGCAAAAGATAAAGTTTTAGAAATTATTAAAAAAGATATGGCTGATATAGGAATTGAATTTGATAATTATATTAGTGAAAAGTCTTTATATTCATCTTGGGAAAAAACAAAAGAGGTATTAGAAAAAAATGGCTCTTTATATGAAAAAGATGAAAAACTTTGGATTAAATCAACACAGTTTGGAGATGATGTAGACAGAGTTGTTGTAAGAGACAATAAAATACCTACTTATCTTGCTGGCGATATTATTTATCATAAAAATAAATATGATAGAGCATATGATAGATATATAAATATTTGGGGTGCAGATCACCATGGATATATTACAAGAGTTAAAGCTGCAATTGAGTTTTTAGGAAATGATTCTTCAAAACTTGAAGTGCTTTTATCTCAAATGGTTCAGTTGCTTAAAGGTGGAGAACCTTATAAAATGAGTAAACGAGCAGGAAATGTAATTTTGATGAGTGATATATCACAAGAGATTGGTTCTGATGCCTTAAGATTTGTATTTTTAACTAAAAAAAGTGATACTCACTTAGAGTTTGATTTAGATATCTTAAAAAATCAAGATAGTTCAAATCCCGTTTTTTATATTAATTATTCATATGCTAGAATAAATCAAGTTTTTAAAAAAGCAAATTTAACTTTTGATGATGTAGTAGGTGAAAGTTTTGATGGATTAAACGCAGATGCTATAAATTTAGTGTATGAATCACTTCTTTTACCATCAATACTACAAGAAGCATTTGTTAAAAGAGATATGCAAAAAGTAACAGATTATTTAAATTCTCTTGCTTCATCAGTACATAAGTTTTATAATGATTATAAAATTATTGATTCAGATGAACAAAATAAATATTTAAAAGTATTAAGTTTAGTAGCACTTACTATAAAAGTTACTTTAAATCTTTTAGGAATAAAGGCGAAGGAGATTATGTAATGAAATGGTTTATTTTAATTTTCATAGTTATCGTAGGATATGCAATACTTACAGGTAATATGGGTGGTGCTAAACATGCCACTGGAAATTATAATAGACTTCTTACAGGACAAGAATAGCAAAGAGTATTTTTACTCTTTGCTTTGTTTTAACTCTTCTAAAAACTCTTCTAAATTATATTTTTCTCTATGTGCTTCACTCATAAGATGAATAAATGCATCTCCTAAATCAATAATAGTCCAATCATCATCTTCATCAACTCTTAAAAACTCTTCACCATCTGGTTTTAATTCTGTTTTTAAGTAATTTAATAAAGAGAAAGCATGTTTTGAGTTTAATGTAGTTGCAATAACTACATAATCAACAATGTAGTCTTTTTGTCTTAAATCTAAAACTTCAATGTTTTCTGCTTTTTTTTCATTAAGAATATCTCTTATTTTTTCAATCGTTTTGTTCAATTTAATTGCCTTTTTTGTTGGTTTTAAATAATGTTTTTACATCATTTTGTATTTTTTTTGGGATGTATTTTAAGTCGATATTGTTTCTTAAATTAGTTGAACTAATATCAATATCTATGTTTAAAGTTTTTATACTATCTAAATTTTCATTTAAAAAGCCAATTCTTTTTGCAAGAACGAATTCTACGTCATTTTTTAATGAATCTATTTTATACCATTTTTCTAAATTTTTAAAATTATCACTTCCAATAATTAAATATATTTTAGATAAGTCGTAAGATTTTTTTAAATATGAGATAGTTTCATATGAAGGAACTTTTCTGTTTTGCATAATTTCAAAATCACAAATTTCTACTTTGTTTTCATTTTCAAAAAGTTTTTTCAATAACAAAAATCTATTCTTTGGCTCTAAGTGAAAATCAGCCTTAAAAGGATTTAAATATGTTGGCACAATAAATAATTTATCTACATCAAGCTTTTCTAATGCTTTAAAAACTATTTTTTCATGTGCAATATGAGGTGGATCAAAACTACCTCCAAACACTGCTATACGCACTCATTTTATCCTTTTAGTATATAATTAAATAATATTATAGCAATTTTTGGATAAAATATCTAAAATTTACAAATAAATATAAAGGTATAGTATGGCTGTAAAAGTTGCAATAAATGGTTTTGGTAGAATTGGAAGATGTGTTGCAAGAATTATTGCTAATAGAGATGATGTTGAACTAGTAGCAATAAACGATACTGCAACACCTGAAATGTTAGAATATATTACAAAATATGATACTGTTCATGGAACATTTGACGGTGAAATAAAAGTAGAAAATGATTATTTAATAATGGGAAATGTTAAAG
The window above is part of the Malaciobacter marinus genome. Proteins encoded here:
- a CDS encoding tetratricopeptide repeat protein, whose translation is MSLKENVDFVKNELNSEEKFLESFVKIERFYKKNKALIITSIIVVVVAIIGFSVKNYIDNENKLKANIAFNKFLNDVNNQEALKTLEETNKKLYNMALYLKAKKNGQTADVNVLFFNSLSKYQKALKEQSIEKLNDVSMDPNFLLKEFAIFNKALIEAKDGKYEDAKITLKLIQKESKAYELVKILNHYLLTK
- a CDS encoding S41 family peptidase; this translates as MKKFLLASSFALVLSHGLFAKEKSEELTQSRFESLTKLTQVIGTVEKYYVDDVKLQEIVNKAIKGLMQELDAHSSFLDKKSTKEMSIQTNGEFGGLGITVGMRDSALTVISPIDGTPAYEAGIKSGDIILKIDDKSTLNMTLNDAVGLMRGKPKTKINLTVVRKGENKPLKITIVRDIIKVQSVFSKKIDDNLLYLRIASFDKKVTDKLKDIIKKHTKTKGIVLDLRNNPGGLLAQAISVTDLFVDSGVIVSQKGRDASDEEKFYAKYTNTLTDVPMVVLVNAGSASASEIVSGALQDHKRAIIIGEKTFGKGSVQAVLPIVKDRSENIKLTIAKYYLPSGRTIQAKGITPDIIAFAGKTVTEPSNDFQIKEADLKKHLEEELEKVEDKKTKKEVKSGKDKEKVEKKEEDKEKEEIITKKDIQNDNQINSAINILKSLIIMK
- the purC gene encoding phosphoribosylaminoimidazolesuccinocarboxamide synthase, translating into MTKTELLYEGKAKKIWKTEDENFLVSEFKDDLTAFNGEKKSSEEGKGALNNQISSALFELLNEKGIQTHFVKMLDDNNMLHKSCEVIKIEVIVRNIATGSLSKNLGIDNGKVLPFTLVEFDYKNDALGDPKLNDQHALILGLVKHQDELDKIRRVAREINDILKPFFFEKGLKLVDFKLEFGKDKNGNIILIDELSPDNCRFWDIESGESLDKDRFRQGKGGLKVAYTQVLNRILNK
- the purS gene encoding phosphoribosylformylglycinamidine synthase subunit PurS, with product MKAIVNVALKQGVLDDQGKATHHALDTLGFKEVVKDVRIGKQIVIELNSSSKEIAKAEVTNMCEKLLANTVIEDYEIEIVG
- the purQ gene encoding phosphoribosylformylglycinamidine synthase I, giving the protein MNVTVLQFPGTNCEYDTKYAFEKLGCNVEIIWHKDTTLPENTDLLVIPGGFSYGDYLRSGAIARFANIMNAVQEYASNGGKVLGICNGFQILLEAGLLPGAMKRNDSLHFISKFNYLKVINNDNVFLKELNIGDIVNIPVAHHDGNYFIDETGLKELESNNQILLKYCEKDGNEQNLNGSVSQIAGICNKEKNIFGLMPHPERAIEQLLGGDDGIRMLQGFFK
- a CDS encoding lysophospholipid acyltransferase family protein, giving the protein MSRIRALLVVIQFSLTVAVTIFFMYLFRNHTHKVIKIWMKFQMFFLGIKLEEEGSLDETCDMVILNHQSLLDIIVMEYIHSKNLAWVAKKEITDLPFFGHIIKAPRMISIDRENKAGLVKLLRESKDRLSKGRPIAIFPEGTRTDGKTILPFKSGAKMVANKLKLRVQPVVMLNTRKILDSKKLTCNPGIVKVIYLEPVQASNDTDWFKQTELKMNEILKEKSKNEF
- the crcB gene encoding fluoride efflux transporter CrcB, whose protein sequence is MSFNWPAVLAIGFGGFIGAVARAYTVHFTNKYIPLEFPLGILVVNILGSFLIGLVFAVFAHYNLNDNLKMFLTTGFLGALTTYSTFAIETFFLFQSSFIIAVANIALNVFGTIFAAAFGYKVLQFFLNH
- a CDS encoding helix-turn-helix domain-containing protein, with translation MEIYERINQILKEKKLTKKEFAARLLAVNPKVNRIGEAPSVSSIYAYLNGTSSIKADFIPYIAEALNVAEQELFEDNSNSRSRYLKYILKDLSKNELELIKNRIEDLCHWEQEMTKQVEKIYTYKTNKDKIDELISLLPYMPDALYDNVVKKVREIKDFTDSY
- the tatA gene encoding twin-arginine translocase TatA/TatE family subunit is translated as MGMPGGVEWILIALVVLLLFGGKKIPELAKGLGSGIKNFKKAVKDDEDEEVASTDKVDELDKKSEAKKEEKKEESKTV
- the argS gene encoding arginine--tRNA ligase, with the protein product MQKIVKNYIEEVLEKDVVLEKPKDITLGHFATPVAFSLAKELKKSPMIIANELALKFEESEMFEKVEAVKGFINFKLSSSFLQKLCEESLSLGDEYAKQENVNEKILLEYVSANPTGPLHIGHARGAIAGDTLARIGRHLGYDITTEYYVNDAGAQMDLLGLSLALAGKESILKEEVEYPEKYYRGDYLFDIAQDVQKEFGTEIFNDESRYLELAHFAKDKVLEIIKKDMADIGIEFDNYISEKSLYSSWEKTKEVLEKNGSLYEKDEKLWIKSTQFGDDVDRVVVRDNKIPTYLAGDIIYHKNKYDRAYDRYINIWGADHHGYITRVKAAIEFLGNDSSKLEVLLSQMVQLLKGGEPYKMSKRAGNVILMSDISQEIGSDALRFVFLTKKSDTHLEFDLDILKNQDSSNPVFYINYSYARINQVFKKANLTFDDVVGESFDGLNADAINLVYESLLLPSILQEAFVKRDMQKVTDYLNSLASSVHKFYNDYKIIDSDEQNKYLKVLSLVALTIKVTLNLLGIKAKEIM
- the rsfS gene encoding ribosome silencing factor, coding for MNKTIEKIRDILNEKKAENIEVLDLRQKDYIVDYVVIATTLNSKHAFSLLNYLKTELKPDGEEFLRVDEDDDWTIIDLGDAFIHLMSEAHREKYNLEEFLEELKQSKE
- the nadD gene encoding nicotinate (nicotinamide) nucleotide adenylyltransferase encodes the protein MRIAVFGGSFDPPHIAHEKIVFKALEKLDVDKLFIVPTYLNPFKADFHLEPKNRFLLLKKLFENENKVEICDFEIMQNRKVPSYETISYLKKSYDLSKIYLIIGSDNFKNLEKWYKIDSLKNDVEFVLAKRIGFLNENLDSIKTLNIDIDISSTNLRNNIDLKYIPKKIQNDVKTLFKTNKKGN